The Fuscovulum sp. sequence CAATCCACTAGGATCGCGCGCAGCCTGTCCACCTCGCTGCCTGGCCCGGCGGCAATCGCCTCGGTCCGCTCCAGCAGCGCGCCATAGACCCCTTTCACCAAGGCCGCGATCAGCCCGACCTTCCCGTCGAAATAAGCGTTGATCAGGCTGTGTGACACACCGGCCCGCCGCGACACCTCGACCACGGAAATCGCCTCAACCCCGCGCTCGGCCGCGATGGCGCGCGCCGCATCCAGCAGGGCCTGCCGGGTGGATTGCTTCTGCGCCTCACGGCGGGCGCGGGCGGGTTCGGAAAGAGTGTAACTGCGCGTCATGACGTGGGGGTGTAGCCGCTATGCAGAAATTGTCAAAGACAATGTCTTGCGCTTTCCGGCCATCCTTCCTATTTCCACTTACAATGTAAATGAAAATTTGATGGACCTCCGATGATCCAGATTGTGGATGACATGCCCGAACACCTGCGCCGCCTTGCCCTTCGGGCGATGGACGATGGCCTTCTGAACCTGACCACCGCTGAACGCACCGATGTGGCCACCGAACTGTACCGCCTTGCCGATGCCATCACCGTCAACCCGGTGACACAGGGCGATATCGACGCAAAGCATCAGGCGATCCGCCGCGTGGCTTGGTTGACCAAATGGCTGGAACGGGCGGCACAGGCACCGGCACAGACACCGGCAAAGATCGGGCAATAGCACTGCCGCCGCGTCGCTGAACAGGCCCTGTTATCGCATATCAGCCTTGCGATTTTGCCTAGCAGCAGCACTTGGCCCATGTCGGAGGCAAGGCATTTCGCCGACCCACCGAAAGGAACGATCATGCTGCCCAAGATCCGCACCGCCACCACCGCCGCCATCGCGGCCATCGCCCTTGCCGCTACGGTCGCCGCGCCTGTTCAGGCAGGCCAGCGCGAACGCGACTTCCTCAAGGGCGTCGCCGCCACCGTCATCGTCGGCACCGTCATCAACGGTCTGAACACCCAGCGCGCCCAGGCCCAGCCGCGCTATTATCAGGAACCGCGCCACTACCAGCAGCCGCGTCAGCATCAGCAGCCGCAATACTATACCCCCGGCCCGCGCGAACCGGCCTACTTCGCCCAGCCCGTGCGGCCCAGCCTTTCCACCACCGCCGCCGCGCAGGCCTTCAAAAGCTATAGCCCGTCGGAACGCCGCGCGATCCAGCGCCAGCTTGCCCGCGCCGGTTACTACAACGGCGGCATCGACGGCGTCTTCGGCCCCGGCACCTATCGCGCCGTCGCCGCCTATGCCGCCGACCGTGGCCTGCAAGGCCGCATCGACAGCGCCTCGGGCGCTTATACCGTCTATGACAGCCTGATCTACTGAACAAAAAGGGGCACCCTTTCTGGGCGCCCCGCGAGTGTCGGCCCCTGCCCCGCAGGCAGGGGCATCTACCGGATCAGGGCGATTCACCGACCCTCAGGAATCTGGCCCCGCCCGCGCCCATGCCGCTGCGCGCGCCCGAAATCATCCGCGCCCCCGGCGCCGCCGCCCGCGAGGCGCGGTCAAGCTGGGCCAAAAGGTCGGCCAACACGCCTTCGACCGGAACGGTGATGGCAACGGGTTTGCCATTCATCTCCGCCTTGGCGGAAATGACCGACACCACCTCAAACCCATAGGCGGTGTCGCGGAACACAGGGGCACCGGATGCGCCGAAATCCACCGGGCAATCTAGCACGGCAACGCGGCCTTCGGTGCCCAACACAGAACAGGCATCCTGCATCGAGGCCGCCTCTGACCGATCCTTCGCATAGGACACGATCTCCACCCGGTCGCCGCCCCGCGGAAAGGACCCGGTCGATGCGGGCGTGATCGACGGCAGCAGGATCGGCTGCGCAAGCTTTATCAGGCCCAGATCGTTGCCGGTCTGGTTCATCTGCGCCTCGCTGCCGTCCTCAAGACCGGGGAGGTAGTCGGGATGCGGCAGAATCATCGCGCCTTCGCGGTGGGCCTCGGCTCGGCCATCGCGCCATCCGGCAAGGAATGTCAGGTCCGAGGGACGATACGGCTCTCCCGTCGCCTTGTCGTAAAGGCAATGCGCCGCCGTCAACACCACATCCGGCGCAATCAGGGTGCCGGTGCAAAAGCCCTTCGACCCGAGGTCGATGCGCCCGACCGCCGCCCATCGCCCGGCGATCACGCCGGTCTCAAGCGGGCGCAGGTTGCCATCCCCGGCAAGTGCCGGTTGTGCCAAAAGGGCCAGCCAAATCAGAACGCCACGCAACCGCATCCTCCATCCACCATGACTGACCACGACTCTGGCCACGACTCTGGCCACAGACGTGACATGCGAAGCGGGCGAAATGGCGGCAGAGTCACGGAAGCGTCGGGGCCATGGCGCGGTATCGCGCCTCTGCCGCCGGTCGTGGCCGGCAAGGCCGCATCGACAGCGCCTCGGGCACCTCTACCGTCTATGACAGCCTGATCTACTGAACGCAAAAGGGGCGCCCCGGTCATCACCGGGGCGCCCCCTTTTACCGATCCGCGATCAGCGGATCAGTTCGTCACATTCGCCGTGCCTTCCAGCACCGGCGCTGCCACCTGCCCCGTGCGGGCAATCTCGATCCGGCGGGGCTTCAACGCCTCGGGCGTTTCGCGCACCAGATCGATGTGCAGCATCCCATGTTCATGCACCGCGCCGGTCACGCGCACATGATCGGCCAGCGCAAAGCGGCGCTCGAAAGCGCGGGTCGCGATGCCACGATGCAGATAGGTCTTGGCCTCATCCTCGGGGGCCTTGCGGGCGGTCACCACCAGCGTGCCATCCTTCACCTCGACGCCCAGCTCCTCGGGCGTGAACCCGGCCACGGCGATCGAGATGCGATAGGCATCCTCGGCGGTCTTTTCGATGTTGTAGGGCGGATAGGTCGGCTGTGCGACATCGGTCGTCAGCACGCGATCCATCAGGTCGGCAATCCGGTCAAAACCGACGGTCGCACGGTACAGCGGCGCAAAATCAAGATTACGCATAGGGGTCATCCTCCAGTGAGCGATGCTATGTGATGCCCTCCTCATCGGACGGGCGGGGAACGCACCGGCCCTGTCGCAGGCACCGGTACCCCCCCGATTTGGGAACAGCCCCGCCGGGTTTCAAGACCCCCGCCAGCCCATCCGTCACACCTGCGTCAGGGCGCAACCTTCACGAACTTCGCCCCGCCACCCCCGCCGGACAGCACCTTCGGCCCCGGCGCGGCACGCGGCGCACCCGCCGCCATCTCCGCCTGCAACACCGCCAGCGGCTCCATCAGCGGCACGGCCAGCGAAACCGGCTTGCCCTCCACCACCGCCTTGGCCGACACGACCGACACGATCCGCACCTCGCCATCGCGCATCGCAAAGACGGGCGCGCCGGATGCGCCGAATTCCACCGCGCAGGTCAACACCATCAGATCGCTGCGCTGCGCCATGATCTCGCAGACCTCCTGCAAGGACGGCGCTTCCGACCGGTCCATCGCATAGGACACGATCCCCACCTCTTCGCCCATCATCGGCGACCAGTCGGTGGCAAAGGGCGTCACCTGCGGCAGGCGGATCGGCTGGTCCAGCCGCAGCAGCGCCAGATCCACCCCGACATTCCCCAGATCCTCGCCCACGTCAAAAGCATAGCCCGGATGCACCAGCGCCCGCGCCACATTGCGGTAAGCCTCGGCCCGCCCGTTGCGCCACCCGGCCAGAAACTGCAAATCCGCCTCGTCGATGCGCGCGCCGGTTTCCTTGTCGAACAGGCAATGCGCCGCGGTCAGCACAAGATCATCGGCAATCAGCGCGCCCGTGCAGAACCCCCGCCCGCCCAATTCGATCCGCCCCACCGCCTGCCAGCCTTTGCCCTCTTGCACCGTCTGCAAGGCGCGCATGCTCGGCTCTTCGGCCAAGGCGGGGGCAGCAATCAACGACAGCACAAGGGCAACAAAGCGCATTCCACACCTTCCGTCCGGGATCGCATTCCCGCTACCCCGCCATTCCGGCAGAAGTTTGGCAGCCCCCCCGCGCGCCGTCCAGTCACCGCAAGACCGCGGGTGAATACCCAAGCCCAGTGATGCAATTCGACCGCCCTGCCGTTTCATCTTGGCCCAAATACCCAATCGACAGCGCAGCCAGGCGCAGCGCACGCAAACCGATGCCCAACGCACCCAGCGCCCCCACGATTTCTGATCCAGAAATCGTGCAAAATTCTGTGTCAGAATTTTCCTGCGCCCAACTGGCCCCGTCACGCCCCAGGTCGTCACGCCTCGGTCAAGGCACGCGGCTTCGGCCCGCCTGTCGCCCAGTCCAGCAATTCCACCGTATGCACCACCGGCACCCCGGTCCCCGATCCGATCTGCATCATGCAGCCGATATTCCCGGCCGAGATCACATCCGGCGCCTTCGCCTCCAGCGTCCGCACCTTGCGCGCCTTCAACTCTTTGGAAATCTCGGGTTGCAGCAGGTTATACGTCCCCGCCGACCCGCAGCACAGATGGCTGTCGGCAGGTTCTACCACCTCGAACCCCACCCGCTTCAGCAGGTCTTTCGGCGCGGTCTTGATCTGCTGGCCATGCTGCAACGAACAGGCCGCGTGATAGGCCACGCGCAGCCCCTTCGCCGCCCCCTGCGGCAGCCCGATCCGCGCCAACAGCTCCGACACGTCACAGGCCAGCGCCGAGACCCGCTTTGCCGCCTCGGCCTCGGCTTCGGTGCGGAACATATGGCCGTAATCCTTAACCGTCGTGCCACAGCCGCTGGTGTTGATGACGATGGCGTCCAGCCCGTCGCCTTCCACTTCCGCCATGAAGGCGCGGATATTGGCGGCGGCAAATCCATGCGCCTCCGCCTCGCGCCCCATATGATGCGTCAGCGCCCCGCAGCAGCCCATGCCACGCGGCACCACCACCTCACATCCCAACCGCCGCAGCAGCCGGATCGTGGCATCGTTGATATCGGTGTTCAGTGCCTTCTGCGCGCAGCCCGTCATCAGCGCCACCCGCATCTTGCGCGCACCCATCGGGGCAAAGCTCTGCGGGTCGTCGTTGCGCGATACGGGCGGCACCCGCTTTGGCACCATCTCCAGCATCGCCTGCACCCGCGCATCCGGGATCAAACGCGCAAAGGGTTTGCCGATCTTGGCCAACAAAAGCGCCACCCGGAACCGCATCGGATAAGGCAGAACCTTGGCCAGCACGAACCGCAGCGCCCGGTCCGTGATGGGCCGCTTATAAGTCGCCTCGATATGCGCGCGGGCATGGTCCACCAGATGCATGTAATGCACCCCCGATGGGCAGGTCGTCATGCAGGACAGGCAGGAAAGGCAGCGGTCGATATGCTTCACCGTCCGCGCATCCGCCGCGCGACCCGTCTCCAGCATGTCCTTGATCAGGTAGATCCGCCCGCGCGGGCTGTCCAACTCATCGCCCAGCACCTGATAGGTGGGGCAGGTCGCCGTGCAGAACCCGCAATGCACGCAAGACCGCAAGATCTCGTTCGATCGCGCCAGCGCCGGGATCGCCAGCTGCTCCGGGGTGAAATTCGTCTGCATCAGATCACCTCAGACCAGAAGGAAGAAAAGAAAGACCGCCGTCAGCGCCACCCCGCCCGCCAGCGCGGGCCACATCCAGCGCGGGCTGTCCGGCGCGATCACGCCGCGCAGCGCCTGCGCCAGCGCGGCCACCGCCACGGGCGCGGCCCCCAGCTTCACCAGAAACCGCACCGCGCCGTTATCCGCTGCCGGATCATTCACCACCCAGACAATCCCCAGCGCCGCCACCGCCAGCCCCACGCCCAGCGCCGCCCTGGCACGCGGCAACAGGCACAGCGACACAAACACCGCCACCGGATACGCGATCAGCAGGACCCCCATCTCAGACCGCCCTCATCAAACCGGGATTGAACACCCCTTTCGGATCGAACTTCGCCCGCAACCCCGCCGACAGCGCGGCAAGGGCCGCAGGCTCCGGCGGAAAGGCCGGCACTCCGCCTGCCCCGCGCACCCGCGTCGCATGGCCCGCAAACAGCC is a genomic window containing:
- a CDS encoding peptidoglycan-binding domain-containing protein produces the protein MLPKIRTATTAAIAAIALAATVAAPVQAGQRERDFLKGVAATVIVGTVINGLNTQRAQAQPRYYQEPRHYQQPRQHQQPQYYTPGPREPAYFAQPVRPSLSTTAAAQAFKSYSPSERRAIQRQLARAGYYNGGIDGVFGPGTYRAVAAYAADRGLQGRIDSASGAYTVYDSLIY
- a CDS encoding trypsin-like serine protease; translation: MRLRGVLIWLALLAQPALAGDGNLRPLETGVIAGRWAAVGRIDLGSKGFCTGTLIAPDVVLTAAHCLYDKATGEPYRPSDLTFLAGWRDGRAEAHREGAMILPHPDYLPGLEDGSEAQMNQTGNDLGLIKLAQPILLPSITPASTGSFPRGGDRVEIVSYAKDRSEAASMQDACSVLGTEGRVAVLDCPVDFGASGAPVFRDTAYGFEVVSVISAKAEMNGKPVAITVPVEGVLADLLAQLDRASRAAAPGARMISGARSGMGAGGARFLRVGESP
- a CDS encoding Hsp20 family protein; the protein is MRNLDFAPLYRATVGFDRIADLMDRVLTTDVAQPTYPPYNIEKTAEDAYRISIAVAGFTPEELGVEVKDGTLVVTARKAPEDEAKTYLHRGIATRAFERRFALADHVRVTGAVHEHGMLHIDLVRETPEALKPRRIEIARTGQVAAPVLEGTANVTN
- a CDS encoding trypsin-like peptidase domain-containing protein; protein product: MRFVALVLSLIAAPALAEEPSMRALQTVQEGKGWQAVGRIELGGRGFCTGALIADDLVLTAAHCLFDKETGARIDEADLQFLAGWRNGRAEAYRNVARALVHPGYAFDVGEDLGNVGVDLALLRLDQPIRLPQVTPFATDWSPMMGEEVGIVSYAMDRSEAPSLQEVCEIMAQRSDLMVLTCAVEFGASGAPVFAMRDGEVRIVSVVSAKAVVEGKPVSLAVPLMEPLAVLQAEMAAGAPRAAPGPKVLSGGGGGAKFVKVAP
- the glcF gene encoding glycolate oxidase subunit GlcF, yielding MQTNFTPEQLAIPALARSNEILRSCVHCGFCTATCPTYQVLGDELDSPRGRIYLIKDMLETGRAADARTVKHIDRCLSCLSCMTTCPSGVHYMHLVDHARAHIEATYKRPITDRALRFVLAKVLPYPMRFRVALLLAKIGKPFARLIPDARVQAMLEMVPKRVPPVSRNDDPQSFAPMGARKMRVALMTGCAQKALNTDINDATIRLLRRLGCEVVVPRGMGCCGALTHHMGREAEAHGFAAANIRAFMAEVEGDGLDAIVINTSGCGTTVKDYGHMFRTEAEAEAAKRVSALACDVSELLARIGLPQGAAKGLRVAYHAACSLQHGQQIKTAPKDLLKRVGFEVVEPADSHLCCGSAGTYNLLQPEISKELKARKVRTLEAKAPDVISAGNIGCMMQIGSGTGVPVVHTVELLDWATGGPKPRALTEA